The genomic segment GTTCCTGGGAAAACTGTTTGGCGTCCTCGTCCACATTATTGATCACCAGATTGGCGTCAGAGCCGGAAAAATCCTCCTGGAACTCAAAGTCACTGTTGCGGTAGGCGGTAATGGAGGTGAGTTCCCCTAGTCCGGTTTGCCAGGTGATTTTGCCGGAAACGCCCCAGACGTCGCGGTTCTGGAATCCGTTGACGGTTTTTTCATTGACAAAGGGGTCTTCGCTACAGGGGCTTGCCCCCAGAGGCTGCCCAGGGGCGAACCACGGGAAAAAGACAAACTGTTCCCCGAAACAGTCACGGCTGTTGCCGGCCAGCCGGTCGCGGGAATAATCGGCGGACAGCAGAAATTCCACCTCTTCATTGGGGGTGAATAAAAGCTGGGCGCGGGCGGAAAAGTTGTTTTCATCGCTCAATTTTCTGCCGTCGATGGAACTTGTGCTATGGCCGTCGCGTTCCACTTTGGACAGGCTCAGTTTGGCGTTGACCGTGTCGCTGAGTGCGCCGTTCACCAGACCGCGTAACTCGTAACGGTTAAAATTGCCATAGGAGCCCCGCAGCTTGACCTGCGTCTCGGCGGATGGTTTTTTGGTAATGATGTTTACCGCTCCGCCCACAACGTTTTTGCCGTAAAGTGTGCCCTGGGGACCGCGTAGCACTTCAAGGCGTTCCAGGTCCATCAGGTCAAAATCAGAACCGCCGGCGCGGCCTACATAAACTTCATCGACAAAAACGCCAACCGATTGATCGCCAAAAGCGGAATCATCCGTGGAGCCGATGCCGCGGATAAACAGTTGCGGCTGGGCCATATTGAAGCGGGACATGGTGAATCCCGGTGTGCGGGTGCTGACTTCATCAAGAGCCACAATACCGGAATCTTCCAGAAACTTACCGGACATGGCGGTCACGGCAATGGGCACTTCTTGCAGATTTTCAGATCTTTTCTGGGCTGTCACCACAATTTCTTCCAAAGTGACGGCTTCTTCGGCATATGCTTTATTCGACGTGTTCGCGATTGTAGCGACAAGGGTTGCCGCCAAGGTCGTGCTTAATAGTTTGTGTTTTGTTTTCAGTGTCATAGATGACCTCCCTTTAGTAGTACTTCAGCCAATTTTCCCGATGGTTTACATTGTTATTCACAGCGATAACTCATGGACAGATCGGGATTTCTGCCCTGAATCAGTGTTGCGGTCTTGGGGTATGCACAGATGGGGCGGCTTCGGATGACGTCGCCTTTCCCGGATTTCTGTACAGCATTGAGTGTGTCCGGAGCCTGGTCCCGCTCCAGCCAGTCTTCCAGGGTCGCAATCGGATCGAACAGATCCGGACCCGTGCCCGGCACGCCCCAGCAATGGCCATGACCGGGCACCATAAACATCCGGAAATAGGTCTGCGTGATTTCCATGGAGCCGTCGCGGGTCGTGACTTGCTCGTAATACTGAACGGTGCGCTGCGGCAGAATCAGGCTGTCGGCCCAGCCGTGCCAAAGCAGAAGTTTCCCGCCATTTTTGCGAAAGGCGGAGAGATCCGTGTCGGTGGCGTCCAGAAGGTCTGGAAGCGAGGAGTGCGTTAGCACTGCCGGATGACGATTGAAATCAAATGTTGGGGCTTTCAAATCAGGGACGTTCAAAAGATGTGCCGCGAGTTTCAGATAATTTTCCCCTGCGCGCTGTCCCCAGCCGGGCCTATTTTCATCGCCGGTAATCCACAACGGCCAATTATGTTCGCCGCCCGGCGCAATGCCAAAAAATAATGGCCTGCCGTCCTTATCCTGTGCGCCTTGGTATAATTTCCAGGCGGCGGCAATTTCATCGGAAGTCAGGCAGGGAAGAACTGTCCTGGCGTTGCAGGACAATTTGTCCAGGTCAGGCTTGCACCGGCCGGGTCGGCTGATAAGGCCGTCTTTTTGACCATCCAGGGCATCACATTGCGCCAGGATCTCTTTTTGCAAAAGCGCGGCTGTTCTTGGCGTCAAAATCCGGTCGCCGTCGGGTGTGGTGTTGCTGCGGGACAGCCAGGCGCCGTGAATGCCGGCATTGCCGGTCATGTCCAGAATGGGACCACCGACCAGAATGCCGTCAAACAGTTCCGGATATCGTTGAGCCGCCACGAGCCCCAACCGACCGCCATTGGAGCAACCGGAATAAAGTTTTCTGTGGGCAGGCTTTTGATAAAAAGAATGAGTCAGTTCCTCCAGCCCCTGGATGGTCAAAGGCAAGAGTTTGTGGGCGAAAATTTCCAGGGCTTCCGGATCGTCATAAGCCCAGCCGGTCTTATGGTTTTGTCCTTTATGGCCGCCATCCGTGGTGATAACGGCATATCCTTTTTTCAGGGCCGGGAGGATGCTGTTGGAAAAACCGGGTTTGTCCGGCAGTAGCGTACCGCAAAAGCCGCCACATCCCGCCATGAACAGCGCCCCGTTCCAGTCTGCGGCCGGCAGGCGGGCCTCAAAGCCGATTTTCCCGGCAATCTGGCCACGAATTTTGCAGAAGGCCGGCAGGGTGGACGAGGCCGGGACCATGTCTGCGGTCTGCACGGTAAGGTCCTTGCGGGCCAATGTCTTCATGTCACTGCAGGTCCCGGCGGCTGCTATAGCGCCGGAAGAGGCAGTGATAGAGACAGCCGCAGACACTAAAAGGCCCGCAAGAAACCCCCCGACCCTCGAAGACGTACTGCCGTTCATGAATGCTCCCTGTGCGCATTATCAATTTAATCTGTTATGACGTGAGGCGATCTTTGTTGTTATGGTTCTGTAAAGACCGGCCCCGGTCGGGACGAAGGCCCTGTCAGCCTTCGTCGGATCGGATTTTATTTCCAGATGTCTTCGCCACGGACCCAATTGGAATGGAACCCATAGGGCAGGCGATGCGGCAGATGGATACGGGCGATGGGCCCCTGCTTGACATTTTTCGCATCAAAGATCAGGCAATATGATTTCCAGGTTTTGGCGTCTGTGGTGAAGGTAATCAGATAACCGTCATCTTCGGGGTCGTTCCGGGTGGCGCCTTTGCGCGGGGCAAAGGGAGTTTCGCTGCCGAAAACGTCTTTGCCATAATTATACCGTTCATAACCGCCGCTTTCGGTGTCATATTTGATCAGTCCGCCGAATGCCAGCGTGCGGGCCTCATCCGGGGCTGTCATGATATACTGATTATAGGAATATCTGTTTTTCACACCGCCATAGAGCGGATTGATGCGGGGAAATTCCGTATTCAGGGTGCAGATGTCGTGCTCCACCACTTCGCCGGTTTTCATGTTGAATTTCCAGCGATACATATTGGCTTCGAGACGCATATAGGACAGCATGCCGGCAAGTTCCCCTTCAGAGCGATCCGGTTCCGGCCAGGGGTTGGTTGACCGGCAGCCATCCATAATCACCCAGTCACCTTCTTCCCAGCAATTCACGACATGCAGAATATAACATGGTTCGCATTCAAACCATTTGACCTGATCGCCGCTGCCATAACGGGGGTTGATGCCGAAACGGGTCGGGATTTCGCGATGAAAATGCACCACCCTTTTGTCGGTTTCGTGAAGCGCGTCTACATCATGGAAAAAAGGCAAATCATGCAGGATGACATAATTTTTGGTAAACCCAATATCATGGGGGGAGCGGGCGCCGGGCAGTTCAATGTCAGTCTGATGAATGATGTGGCCGTTCGCATCCGCAATGCCGTAACTCATATAAGGCGGTTCATCCCAGTAATCGAAAAAGACCAGTTCCCCGTTTGACCAGTCCACCTTGGAATGAGCAGACATGGCGCGTCTCAGGCCCCCCCGCAGGGTTTCCTTGCCCGTGGTTTTCAGGGATTGCGGGTTCAGTGTATAGGGGATACCGGCCATATACCACAGGGTCATGATATTGCCGTTGAAATACATCAGATCCGTATTGGATGTGTCCTTGATGGGGAAATCCGGCAGATCGAAATTAAACGGTCCCATGACCCCCGGCCAGATGGCTTCGCCGGCGTCTTTTTCTTTTTTCAGGGCGTCGGTTTCGATCATCTTGTTTATGAAGCTGGCCTTGCCGTCCCGAAAAAAGATCGCGGACACCATGCCGTCCCCGTCAAAGGGGTGATAGCGATATTTGGGTTTAAAGATAGGATTGGGGCCATTGCGCATATAGGCGCCATACAGATCTTCCGGAATTTTCCCTTCGATCACAAGGTCGTTCGTATTTGTTTCGACAGTGGTCGGGGCATATACGCCATGCAGATAGGGATTGTCCACTTCATAAATCCACTCAGGCGCGTTAGGAGGCAATGAGCCGTCATCGGCACGGATGCGGACATTCCTTTCGGTGATGGGCAGATTGGAATAAGGGTCATTAACAACTGCTTCGCTCATTGGATACTCCTGGTTTTCTTCTGCAGGCGGTGTTTTCTGACCCAGGGTTGTGGTGCTGGGCCTGTTGATGCGGCGCCCTTCAAGGTTTGATGTTTCGCCAAGTAACTTTCATAAAAGTACCTACAGGATAGCAATAAGGTTTTTTTATGCAAGTAATTTGTGATATTTTTGTATTATTCTTTGTTTTCAATGAATTATGTTGGAATAACTAAGACTCTTTCATCAGGATTCTCCGCAAAAAGCGACTCAATCATATCGGCACGGTTGGCCTGCACGGCGGTGGCGTTGACGGTGCCTTTGTCGGATAATTCGTGGCGGCTAGGGTCGGGCGGGGTGTCCAGAAACGTCAGACGTGCAATACGGGTGCTGCTGCCTGGAAATTCCCGGTTATGGGCAGCCAACCGGGATAGAACCCGGTCCGCAAATCCGGAGTGCTGTACCCGTTCCGGATCAGGCCAGGCCAGCAGCGCAATGTAATCCTGGTTTAGTCCGCACACCACGAGTTCCGAAATATCGGGGGCGAGGCGGCGCAGAAGCCTGTCACGCAGCGCGGAGCTGTTGACCCAGGTGCCGGTGGCGAGCTTGAATTCATCAGACAGCCGTCCGACAAATTTCAGACCCTGTTCCGGGACGCTTCTGTCTACCCAGTCCACCAGATCGCCGATGGAATAATATCCTTCTTCATCAAGAATGGTTTCATTCAGGTCCGCCCGTCCATAATAGCCCGGGGTAATGATATCCCCGGCCAGACGCAGCTCATAGCCGGTGCGCGCCGGCACCATTTTGATTTTGACCCCTGGCTGGGGCAATCCGATGCCGCGCCCGTCAATTTCGAAATAGGTACACAGCACGCCCGAGGTGGTTTCGGTGGCCCCATACCCGGATCCGAACAGGATTTTTTCTCCCGTTTCGGTAAGAGCCATTTTCTGAAACCGGTCATAAACGCTTCGTGATATTCCGGCCCCGCCATAAACAAGGTGGCGAATGTTTGTGAAAAACTGTTTGCGGAACTCCTCGTCCTTTTCCAGCTCCCGCGCCAGCAGTTCATAAGCCAGCGGGATATTGGTCAGAAAGCTGACATTCAGTTCCCTGATATTGGCTATGCTTTTTTCAAACAGACCGGGCAGGGGGCGGCCGTCGTCAATATATAATGTGCCGCCATTCATCATCACCAGAACAAGAACCAGGGCCCCCGAGGCATGATTCCAGGGCAGCCAGTCCAGGGTTTTATCCGCCCAGCTGGTGGCGTTTTTCATAACCGCGTTGCAAAATGCCGCATTGGCCGCCAGCATACGGCTGGTATGAATAACGGTCTTGGGCGCCCCCGTGGATCCCGAAGTCAGCATCAACTTGAAAATTCCGTCCGGGTTAACCTGATCGACAGGCGCGATCTCCGCTGGGTCCACGAGCGGTTCCAGGATTTCTGTGAGGGGTATGGCCGGGACAAGGAGTCTATCCGGCTGTTCGGTGATCAGTATGACGTCTTCTGCGTTCAGGTATTCAAGTGTCTTGTGAAACAGGGAGGTCTGTTCGGCAAAGATGATGGCAGGCGTGATCATCTGGCGCACATAGTCCAGCCTTTCATAATTGCCCATGAGGGCATAATTGACGCTGACCGGACAGACCGGAACGCCTGCATACAAACCGGCGAAAGTGAAAATTGCGTGATGTATGGAATTCCCGGACAGTATCAGAAGACTTTGACCTTTCGGAATATCCCGTCGGCGCAGCCATGTTCCTGCGGCCAGAACTTTATGAAAAAAATCGCGATAGGTGATGCCGCGCCAGGCGCCTTGAGGGTCTTTTTCCTGAAGAAATACCGTTTCCGGGCGGCTTCTGGCCTGCTGTTGCAGAATGGAGAGAAGGTTGGGATCATAAGCCGGCGGTGTTTGGGCTGACTGAAGATAAATCGTGCCGTCATCCTGCTTTATAATATCCAAGTTAACGGGCGGAAAATCCACTTTTCTGAATGCTGGTTGCCTGAGGAGGTGTTGCATGAAGATGTCCCTGTTTTTTTTATTGGTTTCTTTTCAGGGTAACAACTAAGTCCAATTATGCAAGTATGTATTTTCAGATCCGCATTTTTCAGATCCGCACCATATCGCGGCCGGATATTGTCTGGGTGGTGTTTTAGGGGATGGCGATACGACTGGCTGCGCGGGGTGTCAACATCTTAAGAAAAGCCGACAAGAGGATGCCGGCTTCTTTATGACTGCTATCAGGGGATCCGGAGAGGTCCTTGTTCAGTCATCCTGATGGGTGAGAGCCGCTGGCTGGTTTTCCTTGGCCATTTCCATCATGGCTTTTTGCAGTTTTTCAAAGGCGCGGACCTCAATCTGGCGCACTCGTTCCCGGCTGATATTATAGATCTGGCTGAGTTCTTCGAGTGTGGCCGGGTTGTCTTTGAGGCGGCGTTCGGTCAGAATATGCTGTTCCCGGTCGTTCAGTTTCTTCATGGCCTTTGCCATGAGCTCCCGCCGGTAATCCAGTTCTTCGCTTTCGGCATAGGCGGTTTCCTGATCGACGCTGTCCTCATCCACCAACCAGTCCTGCCATTCGCCTTCCGCATCGGCGCGCAATGGGGCATTCAGCGAATGATCCCCGCCAGCCAGGCGTCGGTTCATCTGCACCACATCGTCCTCGGAAACATCCAGCTCCGAAGCGATTTCCTTGACCTGGTCCGGGTGCAGGTCGCCCTCATCAACGGCTTCAAGCTGGCCCTTCAGACGGCGCAGGTTAAAAAACAGCTTTTTCTGGGCCGCGGTGGTGCCGATCTTGACCAGTGACCAGCTGCGCAGGATATATTCCTGAATGGATGCCCGAATCCACCACATGGCATAGGTGGCCAACCGGAAGCCCCGATCCGGGTCAAATCGTTTCACCGCTTGCATCATGCCCACATTGCCTTCGGCAATCAGTTCACCAATCGGCAGGCCATACCCCCGATATCCCATGGCGATTTTTGCCACCAGCCGCAAATGAGAGGTTACCAAACGATGAGCGGCTTCCGTATCGCCATGTTCCCGCCAGGCTTTGGCCAGCATAAACTCTTCATCCGCTTCCAACATCGGAAACTTGCGGATCTCTTGAAGATATCGCGTTAGACTGCCTTCCGGGCTTAAGACAGGCAGATCATTATTTGCCATGTGAGTTCTCCACCTCGCAACATGTGTTGCTTTTCTTCTTGATCTGATTTTACGCGGGATGCGTGACCAAATTAAGTGTTAATTCATGTGATCATTTAAATCAGATTATATTTTAGTGCCTTATATTCCTTATTATCATGATTCTAAGGCAGTAATAAGGCGTCTCATATCATTTGGGAGGTCAGACTCGAATTTCAAGACCTCGCCGGTCACAGGATGCACAAAACCAATCACATGCGCGTGAAGGGCCTGACGATGGAAACCGGAAATGGCTTCCCGTGCCTGCTCTGAAAAGTTTTTCAGTGGCGGGTTGCGGCGCCCATAGAGCGGATCGCCAATCAGCGGATGGCCCGCTGCGGCCATATGCACCCGAACCTGATGGGTGCGGCCGGTTTCCAGCCGGCATTCCACCAACGACACGCTGGGCGGCAGGCGCAGGGCTTTGACCTTTTTTCCGCTGCTGTAGGCTCCACCGCTTCTGGTGGGAGTTCGCGGCGGTTCCAGCCGGCGGAGCACCCGGTAATTGGTCAGGGCTTCCTTGCCACCTTCCGTCACCACGGCCATTTTCAGGCGGTTTCTGGGATCGCGGCCAATATTGGCTTCGATGAAGCCGTCGGCTGGATTGGGGACCCCCCAGACCACCGCCAGATAAGCCCGCTCCAGGCTGTGATTGGCAAACTGTTTGGCCAGTTTTTTATGCGCCTTGTCGGTTTTGGCTACCACGATCAGGCCGCTGGTGTCTTTGTCAATGCGATGTACGATGCCGGGACGTTTGACACCGTTGATGCCTGACAGGCTGTCGCCGCAATGGGCAATCAGGGCATTGACCAGGGTACCGTGCCAACTGCCGGGGGCGGGGTGCACCACCATGCCCGCGGGTTTGTCGATCACGAGAAGATGGTCATCTTCATAGACAATGTCGAGGGGAATATTTTCGCCCTCTGGTTCTGGCTCAACAAGATCCGGAATTTTCAGCTCGAATGTCTCACCGGGTTTGACCCGGTAGGACGGGTCGTCTATTGTTCTCGCGCCGGAGGAGGGGCTGAGAAAGACCTGCTGTTCGGTAATCAGGGTTTTCAGGCGCGACCGGCTGATATCCGGTAGCCTTTCGGCCAGAAATTTATCCAGACGCAGGCCCCGGGCCTCGTCTTCAACAGTCAACTGATAAGAATCGGGTTCAATATTTGTCATGACAGAACAACAGGTGCCAAATAATCATCGTTTACTCAAGTGGATTGTGATCATTCTGGGCATTTTAATTATGATTATGCTTGGCGTGATCATTGTGACCATTACCAGCCGCCTGATTGCCCGGGCTGAACGGAAACAGCAGGAGCAGCAGAAAATTGAGCTGGCGCAGCAGGCGCTGGTCCGGCAAAGCGGTGAGAGGGTTGTGGAAAACTTTCCGACAGAAGTCACCTTATCCCTTGCCGAAGGGGAAGACATTGCTGACAGCCGTCTGACGCCGGCGGGGTTGTTGCTGCGTGTGGTCAAGGACGGGAAGACGAGTCATTTGTTGCTGATCGGGACAGATGGGCGGACCAGAACCCGCTTCCAGGTAGAGAGAACGGAGAGGGCGGAATAAAATTCTAATGACGGCGCTGACAATACCGGCAGACATCCTGGCCTCGATCAAATCGCATTGCGCGGCGGCGTATCCGGAGGAAGCCTGTGGCTTGCTGATCGGGCGGGGCATGACAATTGAGCAGGCCGTCAGAGCCGAAAACCTTTCCGCTCGCCCGAAAGACAGTTTTGAAATTGACCCGGCGCTGATTGTGCACTGGCAGAAAAAATTGCGTCAGGAGCCCAAAGAGCAAGGCACAGAAACAAGGCGTATTCTGGGGCATTATCACAGCCACCCTGATCATCCGGCAGAGCCTTCGGCGCAGGACAGGGCCCGTATTTACGAACCCGATCTGATTTGGGGCATTGTCCGGGTTAGTGGTGAAGGGGCCGAAACGATCCGTTTCTTTTCGGCACGCGAAGGGACATTCCAGCCGCTAGACGTGATCGTCCGTTGAGGTTTCATTCCGGTTTTCGGTGGCGTCCTCCATGGGTAGTGAAAACTTCACCAACCCCTTCATTTTGTTGGGGTCAATGGGCACCCCCCGGCGCAGAATACTGATGCGTCCCTGACGGGCCAGGTGTTTGGCCTGCTGTTTGACGGCCAGCATGTATTTGCGCCAAATGTCCTTGGGCGCTTCTGGTTTGGCCCGATCATGGGCAATTTTCAGGGCAATGTCACGGGCCGTCACCTGGCTGCCGTCCGCGATAGCATCCAGGATATAGCCTATGATCGGGTCCTCTTTTTTTTCTTCGTTTTCCATTTTCGTCTCCGGCATAAGGGACTTTTCTTTCTTTTCGCCGGCTCTACCACGATTTTCATGCGCCTGCCACAAATCTTTTTCCTATATATCATCTCATAGGGATATATCGCCTCATAAGGGCAAAAATTACACGATCGGGCACGTTGGGACTTTTCTTCCTGGGCAGGAGTCTATAAAGAGGCTGATGACATGACCGGGCATTATCTGGAAAATTTTCATGACGGTACTTTATCTGTTCTGGGGAATTCTGATCGGTATCCTTGTGGCGGCGCCCATGGGGCCGGTCAATATCATCTGTATCCGGCGGGCTCTGGCCTATAATGCCTGGAACGGATTTCTGGTCGGTATGGGGGCGGCGCTGGCGGATACGCTGTTTGGGGCGGTGGCGGCATTCGGTTTGTCGACCCTTACCCGGCTAATCCTGGAATTTAATGGCTGGTTTGAAGTCTGTGGCGGCATTGTTCTTCTGATCGTGGGGGTCAATATCTGGCGCAAACACCCCCATCTGAGTGATGTTCAGGATCAGAACGGTGACTGGGTTAAGGCGTCAATTGGGACTTTTGCGCTGACGATTACCAATCCTATGACCATTCTGGGGTTTGTGGCCCTGTTTG from the Luteithermobacter gelatinilyticus genome contains:
- a CDS encoding DUF3253 domain-containing protein, with the translated sequence MENEEKKEDPIIGYILDAIADGSQVTARDIALKIAHDRAKPEAPKDIWRKYMLAVKQQAKHLARQGRISILRRGVPIDPNKMKGLVKFSLPMEDATENRNETSTDDHV
- a CDS encoding carotenoid oxygenase family protein, which translates into the protein MSEAVVNDPYSNLPITERNVRIRADDGSLPPNAPEWIYEVDNPYLHGVYAPTTVETNTNDLVIEGKIPEDLYGAYMRNGPNPIFKPKYRYHPFDGDGMVSAIFFRDGKASFINKMIETDALKKEKDAGEAIWPGVMGPFNFDLPDFPIKDTSNTDLMYFNGNIMTLWYMAGIPYTLNPQSLKTTGKETLRGGLRRAMSAHSKVDWSNGELVFFDYWDEPPYMSYGIADANGHIIHQTDIELPGARSPHDIGFTKNYVILHDLPFFHDVDALHETDKRVVHFHREIPTRFGINPRYGSGDQVKWFECEPCYILHVVNCWEEGDWVIMDGCRSTNPWPEPDRSEGELAGMLSYMRLEANMYRWKFNMKTGEVVEHDICTLNTEFPRINPLYGGVKNRYSYNQYIMTAPDEARTLAFGGLIKYDTESGGYERYNYGKDVFGSETPFAPRKGATRNDPEDDGYLITFTTDAKTWKSYCLIFDAKNVKQGPIARIHLPHRLPYGFHSNWVRGEDIWK
- a CDS encoding LysE family translocator — encoded protein: MTVLYLFWGILIGILVAAPMGPVNIICIRRALAYNAWNGFLVGMGAALADTLFGAVAAFGLSTLTRLILEFNGWFEVCGGIVLLIVGVNIWRKHPHLSDVQDQNGDWVKASIGTFALTITNPMTILGFVALFAGLGLGRLGESLPNALLVIAGVFLGSSLWWFALTEGVAHMKKKLSDDHLLWINRLSSVVVIGFGLWALGKNLYLLI
- a CDS encoding tannase/feruloyl esterase family alpha/beta hydrolase codes for the protein MKTLARKDLTVQTADMVPASSTLPAFCKIRGQIAGKIGFEARLPAADWNGALFMAGCGGFCGTLLPDKPGFSNSILPALKKGYAVITTDGGHKGQNHKTGWAYDDPEALEIFAHKLLPLTIQGLEELTHSFYQKPAHRKLYSGCSNGGRLGLVAAQRYPELFDGILVGGPILDMTGNAGIHGAWLSRSNTTPDGDRILTPRTAALLQKEILAQCDALDGQKDGLISRPGRCKPDLDKLSCNARTVLPCLTSDEIAAAWKLYQGAQDKDGRPLFFGIAPGGEHNWPLWITGDENRPGWGQRAGENYLKLAAHLLNVPDLKAPTFDFNRHPAVLTHSSLPDLLDATDTDLSAFRKNGGKLLLWHGWADSLILPQRTVQYYEQVTTRDGSMEITQTYFRMFMVPGHGHCWGVPGTGPDLFDPIATLEDWLERDQAPDTLNAVQKSGKGDVIRSRPICAYPKTATLIQGRNPDLSMSYRCE
- a CDS encoding RluA family pseudouridine synthase — translated: MTNIEPDSYQLTVEDEARGLRLDKFLAERLPDISRSRLKTLITEQQVFLSPSSGARTIDDPSYRVKPGETFELKIPDLVEPEPEGENIPLDIVYEDDHLLVIDKPAGMVVHPAPGSWHGTLVNALIAHCGDSLSGINGVKRPGIVHRIDKDTSGLIVVAKTDKAHKKLAKQFANHSLERAYLAVVWGVPNPADGFIEANIGRDPRNRLKMAVVTEGGKEALTNYRVLRRLEPPRTPTRSGGAYSSGKKVKALRLPPSVSLVECRLETGRTHQVRVHMAAAGHPLIGDPLYGRRNPPLKNFSEQAREAISGFHRQALHAHVIGFVHPVTGEVLKFESDLPNDMRRLITALES
- the rpoH gene encoding RNA polymerase sigma factor RpoH encodes the protein MANNDLPVLSPEGSLTRYLQEIRKFPMLEADEEFMLAKAWREHGDTEAAHRLVTSHLRLVAKIAMGYRGYGLPIGELIAEGNVGMMQAVKRFDPDRGFRLATYAMWWIRASIQEYILRSWSLVKIGTTAAQKKLFFNLRRLKGQLEAVDEGDLHPDQVKEIASELDVSEDDVVQMNRRLAGGDHSLNAPLRADAEGEWQDWLVDEDSVDQETAYAESEELDYRRELMAKAMKKLNDREQHILTERRLKDNPATLEELSQIYNISRERVRQIEVRAFEKLQKAMMEMAKENQPAALTHQDD
- a CDS encoding AMP-binding protein, whose translation is MQHLLRQPAFRKVDFPPVNLDIIKQDDGTIYLQSAQTPPAYDPNLLSILQQQARSRPETVFLQEKDPQGAWRGITYRDFFHKVLAAGTWLRRRDIPKGQSLLILSGNSIHHAIFTFAGLYAGVPVCPVSVNYALMGNYERLDYVRQMITPAIIFAEQTSLFHKTLEYLNAEDVILITEQPDRLLVPAIPLTEILEPLVDPAEIAPVDQVNPDGIFKLMLTSGSTGAPKTVIHTSRMLAANAAFCNAVMKNATSWADKTLDWLPWNHASGALVLVLVMMNGGTLYIDDGRPLPGLFEKSIANIRELNVSFLTNIPLAYELLARELEKDEEFRKQFFTNIRHLVYGGAGISRSVYDRFQKMALTETGEKILFGSGYGATETTSGVLCTYFEIDGRGIGLPQPGVKIKMVPARTGYELRLAGDIITPGYYGRADLNETILDEEGYYSIGDLVDWVDRSVPEQGLKFVGRLSDEFKLATGTWVNSSALRDRLLRRLAPDISELVVCGLNQDYIALLAWPDPERVQHSGFADRVLSRLAAHNREFPGSSTRIARLTFLDTPPDPSRHELSDKGTVNATAVQANRADMIESLFAENPDERVLVIPT
- a CDS encoding Mov34/MPN/PAD-1 family protein gives rise to the protein MTALTIPADILASIKSHCAAAYPEEACGLLIGRGMTIEQAVRAENLSARPKDSFEIDPALIVHWQKKLRQEPKEQGTETRRILGHYHSHPDHPAEPSAQDRARIYEPDLIWGIVRVSGEGAETIRFFSAREGTFQPLDVIVR